In Plodia interpunctella isolate USDA-ARS_2022_Savannah chromosome 1, ilPloInte3.2, whole genome shotgun sequence, one DNA window encodes the following:
- the LOC128672795 gene encoding uncharacterized protein LOC128672795 gives MNTKIKNCIINNDEREVIMLIDSGLDPNLEGGWPIRLAARYGSYSVVKTLVQYGSNPHLLSESGASTLQLAVYSGKEWSSDKWDFLLSCCDSSQLADGAAVAIIFQNIAALEKIVCTGRCNTNIPTTLTGKTVEDLARGYKLQHILNDTILSENQTRYTTPHSSPRTSQNVMDARSTLTPRQENTRNHRNLSPSVAQFFNQTSNQTALTSPRNNLVVYSS, from the exons ATGAATACGAAAATTAAGAATTGTATCATTAACAATGACGAAAGAGAAGTTATCATGTTGATAGATTCCGGTTTGGATCCAAACCTTGAAGGAGGCTGGCCAATTAGATTAGCGGCGCGATATGGGTCTTATTCAGTGGTCAAAACACTTGTTCAATATGGATCTAATCCTCATTTACTTAGCGAATCAG gtgCATCAACATTACAGTTAGCCGTATACTCTGGAAAAGAATGGTCTTCTGATAAGTGGGATTTTTTACTGTCTTGTTGTGATTCCTCTCAGTTGGCAGACGGTGCAGCAGTTgccattatttttcaaaacataGCTGCCTTAGAAAAGATAGTGTGTACTGGTCGCTGCAATACAAATATTCCAACTACATTAACAG gtAAAACCGTAGAAGATCTAGCAAGAGGATATAAATTGcaacacattttaaatgatacTATACTCTCCGAAAACCAGACTAGATACACAACTCCTCATTCTTCACCACGGACGAGCCAGAACGTAATG GATGCGAGATCAACTTTAACACCGAGACAAGAAAACACCAGGAATCACAGAAATTTGTCACCGTCAGTTGCTCAATTCTTTAATCAGACTTCTAACCAGACCGCGCTAACGTCACCCAGAAATAATTTAGTTGTATATTCATCATAA
- the LOC128672784 gene encoding uncharacterized protein C18orf63-like, producing the protein MDKRYYNFQFKNPDFDTLGYIIGTANFDDKHDRSAPSDYHWKILKCRMIIFSSSSILACPDNRDLKRVHIIFNKKADDYDKINSMFCKYSLTHDGDVKASTAELFQMCFQYTMSARMAPIWNTLGSNYLINNRDFLTTKGHQEGLKYQIKSNDQTTCISLKPIKIILHQVDVEAKPGEYVRVLPSLNKATVEDCCSSLPKSGSFKSYKDLRRHWKNIHGYRLPEQESSFYYLIQFWRGDPLTYPKHCVMRNFPTVTPVPRSTEKIILSRFISCLNIKFLNLLGHPLSIEQNDGVISNRNRVVDDNVVETQNVSLCTPTQT; encoded by the exons ATGGATAAAAGGTACTATAACTTTCAGTTTAAAAATCCTGATTTTGATACGTTGGGCTATATAATTGGTACAGCAAATTTTGATGATAAGCACGATAGATCAGCTCCATCAGATTACCattggaaaatattaaaatgcag GATGATCATATTTTCGAGTTCATCCATTCTAGCATGCCCAGACAATAGAGATTTGAAACGTGTACATATAATCTTTAATAAGAAAGCAGATGactatgataaaataaattctatgttttgtaaatattcattGACCCAT GATGGCGATGTAAAAGCAAGTACAGCTGAGTTATTTCAAATGTGTTTCCAATACACGATGTCAGCAAGGATGGCGCCAATTTGGAATACTTTGGGCAGTAACTACCTTATAAACAACAGAGACTTCCTTACCACCAAAGGTCATCAAGAAGGATTGAAATACCAAATTAAAAGTAACG ATCAAACAACTTGTATTAGCTTGAAGcccatcaaaattattttacatcaaGTAGACGTTGAAGCTAAGCCTGGCGAATATGTACGGGTTCTTCCGAG TTTGAACAAGGCCACCGTGGAAGATTGTTGCAGTTCGTTACCGAAGTCAGGTAGTTTTAAATCTTACAAGGATCTGCGTCGTCActggaaaaatatt CATGGTTATCGGTTACCAGAACAAGAAAGTTCGTTTTATTATCTGATTCAATTCTGGCGGGGCGATCCTTTGACTTATCCTAAGCATTGTGTGATGAGAAATTTTCCTACTGTGACCCCCGTTCCTAGATCAACAGAG aaaattatACTGTCAAGGTTTATAAGCtgcttaaatattaaatttttaaatttgcttGGACACCCACTCTCGATTGAGCAAAATGACGGTGTTATCAGTAATCGGAACCGt gtTGTAGATGACAATGTGGTCGAGACACAAAATGTAAGTCTGTGCACACCGACACAAACATAA
- the cnn gene encoding centrosomin isoform X2 has translation MAESIIEAVGTSPRKLQEMTLPVPDCHDVTNASGVSMKQYEEQLNGLRKENFHLKLRIYFLEEKLGNGSPPAVQGLLEHNVRLQVEVEELRRQLSDKQELLAAAAEAIDVLEQQGSISTDSVEVSMNNARTRKEDKPSDKISEKKEVCDDTCASESAGDLLDVPDNHDDMSELLKLRRENRKALQMIKGCMKKIQQQDKEIKKLKLNKELAYAHVSDSQLEKYEEILKCKDEHIKDLESKVRELQKNAENIQNDDTTGNLQQLLTRRLQGLAYFLDKLLSHKCVLGEEKKKLAESILEQSLALPVGLKLDESMAPEEFTMDESNLDISQSFRIEDLTMMFGHHVMCSGDDNKCSSRKPLKHFPQADVVSESECWSEPDRNVSLARVGLCDTGVNVRESTSENNRYRSRRSRVSYGSRSEDNKTTNESAMLDEINQLTQRNELLEEENVDLKSKIEFAQKQIDELISEKDELKSVLNSERTSHLEARKDLAVMKNSIMTLELEIETLKNKLTETTQLIEKLRIERQELESTYMETERALRRAADEATVQASQAALERARAQHDRLKIERELEETREKLSCVMETNAKLELEATRRVAIEIENKAVMQRDALSEEDRPTSPDLGIDSDRLSSLEQNDAATLSPRSLYEENQTLKQKLARTKATLADTLSQLNAANLRKRSVQRAICREIHKTQGVLRKARDQFENQN, from the exons ATGGCTGAATCAATTATTGAAGCAGTCGG CACAAGCCCGAGAAAGCTTCAAGAAATGACGCTGCCCGTGCCCGATTGTCACG ATGTTACTAATGCCAGCGGAGTCAGTATGAAACAATATGAAGAGCAATTAAATGGATTGCGAAAGGagaattttcatttgaaattgaggatatattttcttgaggaaAAACTTGGCAATGGTTCACCTCCAGCTGTCCAA GGTTTGCTAGAACATAATGTTAGATTACAAGTAGAGGTAGAAGAACTGAGGAGGCAACTTTCTGATAAGCAAGAACTCTTGGCCGCAGCGGCAGAAGCGATTGATGTGTTAGAACAGCAG gGGTCTATTTCGACAGATAGCGTTGAGGTTTCGATGAATAATGCTCGCACGAGGAAGGAAGATAAACCATCTGATAAG atttCAGAGAAGAAAGAGGTTTGCGATGATACTTGTGCTTCCGAGTCAGCTGG TGACCTTTTGGATGTACCTGATAATCACGATGACATG AGTGAGCTTTTAAAGTTACGCAGAGAGAACAGAAAAGCTCTACAAATGATTAAAGGATGCATGAAGAAAATTCAGCAACAAGATAaggaaattaagaaattaaaattg aATAAGGAATTGGCATATGCGCATGTGAGTGATTcacaattagaaaaatatgaagaaatattgaaatgtaaaGATGAACATATAAAGGACCTAGAAAGCAAAGTACGTGAATTACAGAAAAATGCAGAAAATATCCAAAATGATGATACCACTGG aaaTCTGCAGCAATTGTTAACCCGTCGCTTGCAAGGACTCGCATACTTTTTAGACAAACTATTGTCCCATAA GTGTGTACTAGGCGAGGAGAAAAAGAAGCTTGCTGAAAGTATTTTGGAACAAAGTTTAGCTTTACCTGTTGGTTTGAAATTAGATGAGTCTATGGCACCTGAAGAATTTACTATGGACGAGAGTAATCTCGACATATCACAATCATTTAGGATAGAAGATCTAACGATGATGTTTGGTCATCACGTCATGTGTAGCGGCGATGACAACAAGTGCTCTTCCCGAAAACCCTTGAAACATTTCCCGCAAGCCGATGTTGTCTCTGAATCTGAATGTTGGTCAGAGCCAGACAGAAACGTTTCACTTGCGCGTGTTGGGCTCTGTGACACAGGTGTAAACGTCAGAGAATCTACATCTGAAAACAATCGATACAGATCTCGTCGGTCTAGAGTTTCGTATGGTTCTCGTTCAGAGGATAATAAAACTACAAACGAATCCGCGATGCTTGATGAAATTAACCAACTAACTCAGAGAAACGAGCTATTGGAAGAAGAAAATGTTGATCTAAAGAGTAAAATTGAGTTTGCTCAAAAACAGATAGATGAGCTTATATCAGAAAAAGATGaattaaaatctgttttgAATTCAGAACGTACTAGTCATCTGGAAGCAAGGAAAGATTTAGCTGTTATGAAAAATTCTATTATGACTCTAGAATTAGAAATTGaaaccttaaaaaataaactcactGAAACTACGCAACTTATTGAAAAGTTAAGAATAGAAAGGCAAGAGTTAGAATCGACATATATGGAAACTGAGAGAGCTTTACGACGTGCTGCAGACGAGGCTACAGTACAAGCCTCGCAAGCTGCCCTTGAAAGGGCACGAGCCCAACATGAtagattaaaaattgaaagaGAATTAGAAGAAACACGAGAAAAATTATCTTGCGTAATGGAAACAAATGCTAAACTAGAATTAGAAGCTACGCGTAGAGTTGCAATTGAAATCGAAAACAAAGCAGTTATGCAACGTGATGCTTTATCAGAAGAAGATAGACCAACGTCACCAGATTTGGGCATTGACAGTGATAGATTGTCCAGCTTGGAACAAAATGACGCAGCTACTTTATCACCAC GTTCGTTATATGAAGAGAATCAAACTCTAAAACAGAAACTTGCTAGAACTAAAGCTACACTAGCAGATACTTTGTCACAACTAAATGCAGCTAATCTGAGAAAAAGAAGTGTACAACGTGCTATTTGCCGAGAAATACACAAGACCCAAGGAGTTTTGCGGAAAGCGCGGGATCAGTTTGAAAaccaaaattaa
- the cnn gene encoding centrosomin isoform X1, which produces MATLPRTHNSKHGNSHPSPFSTSPRKLQEMTLPVPDCHDVTNASGVSMKQYEEQLNGLRKENFHLKLRIYFLEEKLGNGSPPAVQGLLEHNVRLQVEVEELRRQLSDKQELLAAAAEAIDVLEQQGSISTDSVEVSMNNARTRKEDKPSDKISEKKEVCDDTCASESAGDLLDVPDNHDDMSELLKLRRENRKALQMIKGCMKKIQQQDKEIKKLKLNKELAYAHVSDSQLEKYEEILKCKDEHIKDLESKVRELQKNAENIQNDDTTGNLQQLLTRRLQGLAYFLDKLLSHKCVLGEEKKKLAESILEQSLALPVGLKLDESMAPEEFTMDESNLDISQSFRIEDLTMMFGHHVMCSGDDNKCSSRKPLKHFPQADVVSESECWSEPDRNVSLARVGLCDTGVNVRESTSENNRYRSRRSRVSYGSRSEDNKTTNESAMLDEINQLTQRNELLEEENVDLKSKIEFAQKQIDELISEKDELKSVLNSERTSHLEARKDLAVMKNSIMTLELEIETLKNKLTETTQLIEKLRIERQELESTYMETERALRRAADEATVQASQAALERARAQHDRLKIERELEETREKLSCVMETNAKLELEATRRVAIEIENKAVMQRDALSEEDRPTSPDLGIDSDRLSSLEQNDAATLSPRSLYEENQTLKQKLARTKATLADTLSQLNAANLRKRSVQRAICREIHKTQGVLRKARDQFENQN; this is translated from the exons atggcAACGTTACCAAGGACTCATAATTCAAAGCATGGAAATAGTCATCCGTCACCGTTTAG CACAAGCCCGAGAAAGCTTCAAGAAATGACGCTGCCCGTGCCCGATTGTCACG ATGTTACTAATGCCAGCGGAGTCAGTATGAAACAATATGAAGAGCAATTAAATGGATTGCGAAAGGagaattttcatttgaaattgaggatatattttcttgaggaaAAACTTGGCAATGGTTCACCTCCAGCTGTCCAA GGTTTGCTAGAACATAATGTTAGATTACAAGTAGAGGTAGAAGAACTGAGGAGGCAACTTTCTGATAAGCAAGAACTCTTGGCCGCAGCGGCAGAAGCGATTGATGTGTTAGAACAGCAG gGGTCTATTTCGACAGATAGCGTTGAGGTTTCGATGAATAATGCTCGCACGAGGAAGGAAGATAAACCATCTGATAAG atttCAGAGAAGAAAGAGGTTTGCGATGATACTTGTGCTTCCGAGTCAGCTGG TGACCTTTTGGATGTACCTGATAATCACGATGACATG AGTGAGCTTTTAAAGTTACGCAGAGAGAACAGAAAAGCTCTACAAATGATTAAAGGATGCATGAAGAAAATTCAGCAACAAGATAaggaaattaagaaattaaaattg aATAAGGAATTGGCATATGCGCATGTGAGTGATTcacaattagaaaaatatgaagaaatattgaaatgtaaaGATGAACATATAAAGGACCTAGAAAGCAAAGTACGTGAATTACAGAAAAATGCAGAAAATATCCAAAATGATGATACCACTGG aaaTCTGCAGCAATTGTTAACCCGTCGCTTGCAAGGACTCGCATACTTTTTAGACAAACTATTGTCCCATAA GTGTGTACTAGGCGAGGAGAAAAAGAAGCTTGCTGAAAGTATTTTGGAACAAAGTTTAGCTTTACCTGTTGGTTTGAAATTAGATGAGTCTATGGCACCTGAAGAATTTACTATGGACGAGAGTAATCTCGACATATCACAATCATTTAGGATAGAAGATCTAACGATGATGTTTGGTCATCACGTCATGTGTAGCGGCGATGACAACAAGTGCTCTTCCCGAAAACCCTTGAAACATTTCCCGCAAGCCGATGTTGTCTCTGAATCTGAATGTTGGTCAGAGCCAGACAGAAACGTTTCACTTGCGCGTGTTGGGCTCTGTGACACAGGTGTAAACGTCAGAGAATCTACATCTGAAAACAATCGATACAGATCTCGTCGGTCTAGAGTTTCGTATGGTTCTCGTTCAGAGGATAATAAAACTACAAACGAATCCGCGATGCTTGATGAAATTAACCAACTAACTCAGAGAAACGAGCTATTGGAAGAAGAAAATGTTGATCTAAAGAGTAAAATTGAGTTTGCTCAAAAACAGATAGATGAGCTTATATCAGAAAAAGATGaattaaaatctgttttgAATTCAGAACGTACTAGTCATCTGGAAGCAAGGAAAGATTTAGCTGTTATGAAAAATTCTATTATGACTCTAGAATTAGAAATTGaaaccttaaaaaataaactcactGAAACTACGCAACTTATTGAAAAGTTAAGAATAGAAAGGCAAGAGTTAGAATCGACATATATGGAAACTGAGAGAGCTTTACGACGTGCTGCAGACGAGGCTACAGTACAAGCCTCGCAAGCTGCCCTTGAAAGGGCACGAGCCCAACATGAtagattaaaaattgaaagaGAATTAGAAGAAACACGAGAAAAATTATCTTGCGTAATGGAAACAAATGCTAAACTAGAATTAGAAGCTACGCGTAGAGTTGCAATTGAAATCGAAAACAAAGCAGTTATGCAACGTGATGCTTTATCAGAAGAAGATAGACCAACGTCACCAGATTTGGGCATTGACAGTGATAGATTGTCCAGCTTGGAACAAAATGACGCAGCTACTTTATCACCAC GTTCGTTATATGAAGAGAATCAAACTCTAAAACAGAAACTTGCTAGAACTAAAGCTACACTAGCAGATACTTTGTCACAACTAAATGCAGCTAATCTGAGAAAAAGAAGTGTACAACGTGCTATTTGCCGAGAAATACACAAGACCCAAGGAGTTTTGCGGAAAGCGCGGGATCAGTTTGAAAaccaaaattaa
- the mRpS18B gene encoding small ribosomal subunit protein mS40, with the protein MALYRNIRSLFNRIVLFDARNNVRFFSDQLDEAGETESEQTPVDPTKDRTKIIPVETSMRYLESKAYQQAYGVNPVWVLYRRNHKGQFAPRKTRKSCVRNGVISTGNPCPICRDEYLVLDHRNTKLLQQFISQYTGQILDAFNTGLCRKKQKELLVAIERAWDQGLLTYDVPFREYDYSLYYNENNVS; encoded by the exons ATGGCTTTATACCGAAATATCCGATCGTTGTTCAATAGAATTGTATTGTTTGATGCACGAAACAatgtcagatttttttctgatcAACTCGATGAAGCAGGTGAAACGGAAAGTGAACAAACACCAGTAGACCCTACTAAAGATaggacaaaaataatacccGTTGAAACAAGTATGAGATATCTGGAAAGTAAAGCTTACCAACAAGCTTATGGTGTAAATCCAGTCTGGGTGCTATACCGCCGTAATCATAAGGGACAATTTGCTCCAAGGAAGACAAGAAAGTCGTGTGTCCGTAATGGAGTAATATCTACAGGAAATCCGTGCCCTATTTGCCGTGATGAGTACTTGGTTTTAGACCACCGTAACACGAAATTATTACAGCAGTTTATATCACAGTATACTGGACAG atATTGGATGCATTCAATACAGGACTTTGTCGGAAAAAGCAAAAGGAATTACTTGTAGCTATTGAAAGAGCATGGGATCAGGGGTTGCTGACATATGATGTTCCTTTCAGGGAATATGattattctttatattataatgaaaacaatgtTTCTTAA
- the LOC128683980 gene encoding suppressor APC domain-containing protein 2, with translation MTTINSRNMESLPNQFVSAMKTLFDIMDDKHTGLVKLTDIENRWRDDRTKGLPRGVIESLQKVASHDGLLSFERFCTGLKICLLRNQVECAAKKVESVDNNVKNTGIHSQVQVTQVHRPPSAPLLDVNEAQNIERKWNALKSSDNSTHRTISMPQLIGRKEPQVQEITTLPSLPKHDSPRIYGPPKPPRLEKNSQDRKESRSIYKSEEDTTFAHDDIAEGKLDFEEISRAVEEQSRGLADGRSSNDTQSQMRRASRRREPRRHTLHNGVDYNLLKRMKQIEQEKDVLLQGLAAVEEAREWYLKQLTEVQEKMRYAGRMGTYVEPWSEAHQERLELLRARVLELNRQLGALAAGWRHGQLSLHMNLALPVASLSGTPPVPNAAVLKSQNRMLAEEVNRKNERISVLEREKSALIRELLLQRNRTKLMDNFT, from the exons ATGACTACAATTAATTCAAGAAATATGGAATCTTTGCCGAACCAGTTTGTGTCAGCAATGAAAACACTGTTTGACATAATGGATGATAAACACACAGGACTTGTAAAACTAACAGATATCGAGAACCGTTGGCGGGACGATCGAACTAAAGGTTTGCCTCGAGGTGTAATTGAAAGTCTTCAAAAGGTCGCTTCTCACGATGGATTATTGAGCTTTGAAAGATTTTGTACCGGTCTTAAGATTTGTCTCCTACGAAATCAAGTCGAGTGCGCTGCGAAAAAAGTGGAAAGTGTAGACAACAATGTCAAGAATACTGGAATACACTCACAGGTACAGGTGACTCAGGTACACCGTCCGCCGTCTGCACCACTGTTGGATGTTAATGAAGCTCAAAATATAGAGAGAAAATGGAATGCTCTAAAATCTTCAGATAATTCAACACATAGAACGATTAGTATGCCTCAACTTATAGGTCGCAAAGAGCCTCAGGTTCAAGAAATAACTACATTACCCTCATTACCTAAACATGATTCACCACGAATTTACGGGCCACCAAAACCACCTAGGTTAGAAAAAAATTCGCAAGATAGAAAAGAATCTAGGTCAATTTACAAATCAGAAGAAGATACAACTTTTGCACATGATGACATAGCTGAGGGCAAATTGGACTTTGAAGAAATTTCACGAGCTGTTGAGGAACAGAGTAGAGGTCTTGCAGATGGACGGTCTTCTAACGATACACAATCCCAAATGCGTCGTGCGTCTCGCCGTAGAGAACCTAGGCGTCACACTTTGCACAATGGGGTAGATTATAATCTTCTTAAACGGATGAAACAAATTGAACAGGAAAAAGACGTGCTTCTTCAAGGCTTAGCGGCTGTCGAAGAAGCGCGTGAATGGTATCTAAAACAATTGACTGAAGTGCAAGAAAAAATGCGTTATGCCGGAAGAATGGGAACATATGTT GAGCCCTGGAGCGAAGCTCATCAAGAAAGATTGGAGCTGCTACGTGCTCGGGTGTTAGAACTGAATCGGCAGTTGGGAGCTTTAGCAGCCGGCTGGAGACACGGTCAACTATCTCTTCACATGAACTTAGCATTGCCTGTTGCATCACTCTCTGGAACCCCGCCTGTGCCCAATGCTGCTGTACTTAAGTCACAAAACCGCATGCTCGCAGAG GAAGTTAATCGAAAAAATGAAAGAATCTCAGTACTGGAAAGAGAAAAATCTGCACTCATCCGAGAATTGCTGCTTCAAAGAAATAGAACAAAACTGATGgacaattttacataa